One part of the Musa acuminata AAA Group cultivar baxijiao chromosome BXJ1-5, Cavendish_Baxijiao_AAA, whole genome shotgun sequence genome encodes these proteins:
- the LOC135672914 gene encoding NEDD8-activating enzyme E1 regulatory subunit AXR1-like isoform X2, whose product MATVAAEMKKTKYDRQLRIWGEQGQTALENANICLLNCGPTGSEALKNLVLGGIGSITVVDGSKVEIHDLGNNFLLDEDKLGQPKAKCVCSFLLELNDAVKAKFVEEAPEDLIENNPSFFAEFTLVIATQLMETSLIKLDKICREANIMLVIARSYGLTGMVRISMKEHTIIESKPDHFLDDLRLHNPWPELIEFSKTIDLSVTDPVIHKHTPYVVILINLAEKWAKEHDGCLPSTRQEKRDFKDFIKAHMLNMDEENYKEALEASFKVSISRGISSDLLQIVNDSAAEVDSKSSDFWVLVAALKEFIENEGDGEPPLEGSIPDMTSSTECYVILQKIYQAKAESDCLAMEQRVKNILKRVGRDPDAISKAYVKNFCKNARKITICRYRHIEDEFTSPCLPELQKCLNDEDYSYAVGFYILLRAVDRFAANCNRLPGIFDSGLNEEISRLKLIAVGILSELGLNGPTLSEDLVTEMCRFGGAELHPVAAFIGGVASQEVIKLVTKQFVPLKGTFMFNGIDHKSQVLVL is encoded by the exons ATGGCTACTGTCGCTGCCGAGATGAAGAAGACCAAGTACGATCGCCAGCTCAG GATCTGGGGAGAACAAGGGCAAACAGCATTGGAGAATGCTAACATATGCTTGCTTAATTGTGGCCCTACTGGTTCTGAAGCTTTGAAAAATCTAGTTCTTGGTGGCATTGGGAGTATAACAGTTGTTGATGGGTCCAAAGTTGAAATACATGATCTtggaaataattttttat TGGATGAAGATAAGCTTGGACAACCAAAGGCAAAATGTGTATGCTCATTTCTGCTAGAGTTAAATGATGCTGTTAAAGCTAAGTTCGTGGAGGAGGCTCCAGAAGATTTAATAGAGAATAATCCTTCTTTTTTTGCTGAATTTACCTTAGTGATAGCAACCCAG CTAATGGAAACTTCATTAATAAAGCTGGATAAGATCTGTAGGGAAGCAAATATCATGTTGGTCATTGCTCGGTCTTATGGTCTTACAGGAATGGTTAGAATAAGCATGAAG GAACACACCATAATTGAGTCAAAACCTGATCATTTTCTAGATGACCTCCGTCTCCACAATCCTTGGCCTGAGCTCATAGA GTTCTCAAAAACAATTGACTTAAGTGTGACAGATCCTGTTATACACAAACATACACCATATGTAGTTATTCTTATTAACCTTGCAGAGAAATGGGCCAAAGAACATGATGGATGCTTACCATCTACTAGACAAGAAAAGAGAGATTTTAAG GACTTCATAAAAGCCCATATGCTTAATATGGACGAAGAAAACTATAAAGAAGCTCTTGAAGCCTCATTCAAGGTGTCAATTTCTCGAGGAATAA GTTCTGATCTGCTTCAAATTGTGAATGATAGTGCTGCTGAAGTTGATTCAAAATCCTCAGATTTCTGGGTTTTGGTTGCAGCTCTTAAG GAGTTTATTGAGAATGAAGGTGATGGAGAGCCACCTCTTGAGGGATCAATACCTGATATGACATCGTCAACTGA ATGCTATGTCATCCTGCAAAAAATCTATCAAGCTAAAGCTGAGTCTGATTGTCTTGCAATGGAGCAGCGAGTGAAGAACATTCTAAAGAGGGTTGGAAGAGATCCTGATGCTATTTCAAAGGCATATGTTAAGAACTTCTGTAAAAATGCTAGAAAAATCACT ATATGCAGGTATCGGCACATCGAGGATGAGTTTACATCTCCTTGTCTACCAGAGTTGCAGAAGTGCTTAAATGATGAGGATTATAG TTATGCTGTCGGCTTCTACATCTTACTTCGAGCTGTTGACCGGTTTGCTGCCAATTGTAATAGACTTCCTGGGATTTTTGATAG TGGACTAAATGAGGAGATTTCACGACTGAAGCTCATTGCAGTTGGTATCCTAAGCGAATTGGGATTAAATGGACCAACATTATCTGAGGATCTGGTCActgaaatgtgcagatttggagGGGCAGAGCTTCATCCGGTTGCTGCTTTCATAGGGGGGGTAGCATCTCAAGAAGTAATTAAG CTTGTCACAAAACAATTTGTCCCATTAAAGGGGACGTTCATGTTCAATGGAATCGATCACAAGTCACAGGTGTTGGTCTTGTAA
- the LOC135672914 gene encoding NEDD8-activating enzyme E1 regulatory subunit AXR1-like isoform X3 — protein MATVAAEMKKTKYDRQLRIWGEQGQTALENANICLLNCGPTGSEALKNLVLGGIGSITVVDGSKVEIHDLGNNFLLDEDKLGQPKAKCVCSFLLELNDAVKAKFVEEAPEDLIENNPSFFAEFTLVIATQLMETSLIKLDKICREANIMLVIARSYGLTGMVRISMKEHTIIESKPDHFLDDLRLHNPWPELIEFSKTIDLSVTDPVIHKHTPYVVILINLAEKWAKEHDGCLPSTRQEKRDFKDFIKAHMLNMDEENYKEALEASFKVSISRGISSDLLQIVNDSAAEVDSKSSDFWVLVAALKEFIENEGDGEPPLEGSIPDMTSSTECYVILQKIYQAKAESDCLAMEQRVKNILKRVGRDPDAISKICRYRHIEDEFTSPCLPELQKCLNDEDYSYAVGFYILLRAVDRFAANCNRLPGIFDSCKFIPCSGLNEEISRLKLIAVGILSELGLNGPTLSEDLVTEMCRFGGAELHPVAAFIGGVASQEVIKLVTKQFVPLKGTFMFNGIDHKSQVLVL, from the exons ATGGCTACTGTCGCTGCCGAGATGAAGAAGACCAAGTACGATCGCCAGCTCAG GATCTGGGGAGAACAAGGGCAAACAGCATTGGAGAATGCTAACATATGCTTGCTTAATTGTGGCCCTACTGGTTCTGAAGCTTTGAAAAATCTAGTTCTTGGTGGCATTGGGAGTATAACAGTTGTTGATGGGTCCAAAGTTGAAATACATGATCTtggaaataattttttat TGGATGAAGATAAGCTTGGACAACCAAAGGCAAAATGTGTATGCTCATTTCTGCTAGAGTTAAATGATGCTGTTAAAGCTAAGTTCGTGGAGGAGGCTCCAGAAGATTTAATAGAGAATAATCCTTCTTTTTTTGCTGAATTTACCTTAGTGATAGCAACCCAG CTAATGGAAACTTCATTAATAAAGCTGGATAAGATCTGTAGGGAAGCAAATATCATGTTGGTCATTGCTCGGTCTTATGGTCTTACAGGAATGGTTAGAATAAGCATGAAG GAACACACCATAATTGAGTCAAAACCTGATCATTTTCTAGATGACCTCCGTCTCCACAATCCTTGGCCTGAGCTCATAGA GTTCTCAAAAACAATTGACTTAAGTGTGACAGATCCTGTTATACACAAACATACACCATATGTAGTTATTCTTATTAACCTTGCAGAGAAATGGGCCAAAGAACATGATGGATGCTTACCATCTACTAGACAAGAAAAGAGAGATTTTAAG GACTTCATAAAAGCCCATATGCTTAATATGGACGAAGAAAACTATAAAGAAGCTCTTGAAGCCTCATTCAAGGTGTCAATTTCTCGAGGAATAA GTTCTGATCTGCTTCAAATTGTGAATGATAGTGCTGCTGAAGTTGATTCAAAATCCTCAGATTTCTGGGTTTTGGTTGCAGCTCTTAAG GAGTTTATTGAGAATGAAGGTGATGGAGAGCCACCTCTTGAGGGATCAATACCTGATATGACATCGTCAACTGA ATGCTATGTCATCCTGCAAAAAATCTATCAAGCTAAAGCTGAGTCTGATTGTCTTGCAATGGAGCAGCGAGTGAAGAACATTCTAAAGAGGGTTGGAAGAGATCCTGATGCTATTTCAAAG ATATGCAGGTATCGGCACATCGAGGATGAGTTTACATCTCCTTGTCTACCAGAGTTGCAGAAGTGCTTAAATGATGAGGATTATAG TTATGCTGTCGGCTTCTACATCTTACTTCGAGCTGTTGACCGGTTTGCTGCCAATTGTAATAGACTTCCTGGGATTTTTGATAG TTGTAAGTTCATACCTTGCAGTGGACTAAATGAGGAGATTTCACGACTGAAGCTCATTGCAGTTGGTATCCTAAGCGAATTGGGATTAAATGGACCAACATTATCTGAGGATCTGGTCActgaaatgtgcagatttggagGGGCAGAGCTTCATCCGGTTGCTGCTTTCATAGGGGGGGTAGCATCTCAAGAAGTAATTAAG CTTGTCACAAAACAATTTGTCCCATTAAAGGGGACGTTCATGTTCAATGGAATCGATCACAAGTCACAGGTGTTGGTCTTGTAA
- the LOC135672914 gene encoding NEDD8-activating enzyme E1 regulatory subunit AXL-like isoform X1 — MATVAAEMKKTKYDRQLRIWGEQGQTALENANICLLNCGPTGSEALKNLVLGGIGSITVVDGSKVEIHDLGNNFLLDEDKLGQPKAKCVCSFLLELNDAVKAKFVEEAPEDLIENNPSFFAEFTLVIATQLMETSLIKLDKICREANIMLVIARSYGLTGMVRISMKEHTIIESKPDHFLDDLRLHNPWPELIEFSKTIDLSVTDPVIHKHTPYVVILINLAEKWAKEHDGCLPSTRQEKRDFKDFIKAHMLNMDEENYKEALEASFKVSISRGISSDLLQIVNDSAAEVDSKSSDFWVLVAALKEFIENEGDGEPPLEGSIPDMTSSTECYVILQKIYQAKAESDCLAMEQRVKNILKRVGRDPDAISKAYVKNFCKNARKITICRYRHIEDEFTSPCLPELQKCLNDEDYSYAVGFYILLRAVDRFAANCNRLPGIFDSCKFIPCSGLNEEISRLKLIAVGILSELGLNGPTLSEDLVTEMCRFGGAELHPVAAFIGGVASQEVIKLVTKQFVPLKGTFMFNGIDHKSQVLVL; from the exons ATGGCTACTGTCGCTGCCGAGATGAAGAAGACCAAGTACGATCGCCAGCTCAG GATCTGGGGAGAACAAGGGCAAACAGCATTGGAGAATGCTAACATATGCTTGCTTAATTGTGGCCCTACTGGTTCTGAAGCTTTGAAAAATCTAGTTCTTGGTGGCATTGGGAGTATAACAGTTGTTGATGGGTCCAAAGTTGAAATACATGATCTtggaaataattttttat TGGATGAAGATAAGCTTGGACAACCAAAGGCAAAATGTGTATGCTCATTTCTGCTAGAGTTAAATGATGCTGTTAAAGCTAAGTTCGTGGAGGAGGCTCCAGAAGATTTAATAGAGAATAATCCTTCTTTTTTTGCTGAATTTACCTTAGTGATAGCAACCCAG CTAATGGAAACTTCATTAATAAAGCTGGATAAGATCTGTAGGGAAGCAAATATCATGTTGGTCATTGCTCGGTCTTATGGTCTTACAGGAATGGTTAGAATAAGCATGAAG GAACACACCATAATTGAGTCAAAACCTGATCATTTTCTAGATGACCTCCGTCTCCACAATCCTTGGCCTGAGCTCATAGA GTTCTCAAAAACAATTGACTTAAGTGTGACAGATCCTGTTATACACAAACATACACCATATGTAGTTATTCTTATTAACCTTGCAGAGAAATGGGCCAAAGAACATGATGGATGCTTACCATCTACTAGACAAGAAAAGAGAGATTTTAAG GACTTCATAAAAGCCCATATGCTTAATATGGACGAAGAAAACTATAAAGAAGCTCTTGAAGCCTCATTCAAGGTGTCAATTTCTCGAGGAATAA GTTCTGATCTGCTTCAAATTGTGAATGATAGTGCTGCTGAAGTTGATTCAAAATCCTCAGATTTCTGGGTTTTGGTTGCAGCTCTTAAG GAGTTTATTGAGAATGAAGGTGATGGAGAGCCACCTCTTGAGGGATCAATACCTGATATGACATCGTCAACTGA ATGCTATGTCATCCTGCAAAAAATCTATCAAGCTAAAGCTGAGTCTGATTGTCTTGCAATGGAGCAGCGAGTGAAGAACATTCTAAAGAGGGTTGGAAGAGATCCTGATGCTATTTCAAAGGCATATGTTAAGAACTTCTGTAAAAATGCTAGAAAAATCACT ATATGCAGGTATCGGCACATCGAGGATGAGTTTACATCTCCTTGTCTACCAGAGTTGCAGAAGTGCTTAAATGATGAGGATTATAG TTATGCTGTCGGCTTCTACATCTTACTTCGAGCTGTTGACCGGTTTGCTGCCAATTGTAATAGACTTCCTGGGATTTTTGATAG TTGTAAGTTCATACCTTGCAGTGGACTAAATGAGGAGATTTCACGACTGAAGCTCATTGCAGTTGGTATCCTAAGCGAATTGGGATTAAATGGACCAACATTATCTGAGGATCTGGTCActgaaatgtgcagatttggagGGGCAGAGCTTCATCCGGTTGCTGCTTTCATAGGGGGGGTAGCATCTCAAGAAGTAATTAAG CTTGTCACAAAACAATTTGTCCCATTAAAGGGGACGTTCATGTTCAATGGAATCGATCACAAGTCACAGGTGTTGGTCTTGTAA